From a region of the Cenarchaeum symbiont of Oopsacas minuta genome:
- a CDS encoding putative exported protein: MNTTLLLTGMLATVLVATLGFADAYAQYLGNTGNSGETGSRTLEEALRLQHERVVAAQENPASGSGTPYLDASGVLGATVISGAIFGGIAGAFMIRGRSGKYAAQGRG; encoded by the coding sequence ATGAACACAACACTACTCTTAACTGGTATGCTTGCTACAGTACTTGTGGCAACTCTTGGTTTTGCTGATGCATATGCACAATACCTAGGTAACACTGGCAACTCTGGAGAGACTGGCAGTAGAACCTTGGAAGAAGCTCTACGATTACAACACGAGCGCGTAGTGGCTGCGCAAGAAAACCCTGCTTCTGGTTCAGGAACTCCATATCTTGATGCAAGCGGCGTTTTGGGTGCTACTGTAATATCTGGTGCCATCTTTGGTGGTATCGCAGGTGCATTCATGATACGTGGTCGCAGCGGAAAATATGCAGCACAAGGTAGAGGTTAG
- a CDS encoding putative membrane protein produces the protein MIPVLGMFLNILSTLTGQLGPNYDPLFYDVMIYIFGTMMFTVFLLSIIAYWLRVHGWGYKDNRERWVDELDRHFEREGIGLIPDNGKYW, from the coding sequence ATGATACCTGTATTAGGAATGTTCCTGAATATCTTGTCAACGCTGACAGGACAGCTTGGACCAAACTATGATCCACTGTTCTATGATGTAATGATCTACATCTTTGGCACAATGATGTTTACAGTATTCCTGCTATCAATCATAGCCTACTGGTTACGTGTACACGGCTGGGGTTACAAAGACAATCGTGAACGTTGGGTGGATGAATTAGACAGACACTTTGAAAGAGAAGGAATCGGTCTTATCCCAGACAACGGAAAGTATTGGTAA
- a CDS encoding putative membrane protein, which translates to MLRWILIESIHSHVMHAPKLIFYKRLVKKRGNSKAAVAVAAKMLKVIYWLLKDGRDFEQNYS; encoded by the coding sequence ATGCTACGATGGATTTTAATAGAATCAATCCACTCTCACGTGATGCATGCACCTAAACTAATATTTTACAAAAGACTTGTAAAAAAGAGAGGCAATTCCAAGGCCGCAGTGGCAGTTGCAGCAAAGATGCTAAAGGTCATTTACTGGTTGCTAAAAGATGGGAGAGATTTTGAACAAAATTACAGTTAG
- a CDS encoding Transposase: MHAQVEILKMIPGIADFTALTIASEIERFSNPEKLKSYAGLAPSVRNSADVVHHGHIT; the protein is encoded by the coding sequence GTGCACGCACAAGTAGAGATACTAAAGATGATTCCTGGAATTGCTGATTTTACAGCTTTGACGATTGCATCAGAGATTGAAAGATTTTCAAATCCTGAAAAACTCAAATCATATGCAGGACTTGCTCCATCAGTTCGCAACTCTGCAGATGTGGTGCATCATGGCCACATAACATAA
- a CDS encoding Transposase: MTTKALNVRVENRHTDIRKFFQTSVPKIVMESSSVWHGLFRYMTDRLDLDVVLLNPYQIKAIAASTKKTDKVDAQILANLLRGGYIECAKQKDS; the protein is encoded by the coding sequence TTGACAACAAAGGCATTAAACGTGCGAGTTGAAAACCGACATACAGACATTAGAAAATTTTTCCAAACAAGCGTACCAAAGATTGTGATGGAATCATCATCTGTCTGGCATGGGTTATTTCGATACATGACCGACAGACTGGATCTAGACGTTGTTCTCTTAAATCCATACCAGATAAAAGCTATTGCAGCATCTACTAAAAAAACAGACAAGGTTGATGCACAAATCCTAGCAAACTTGTTACGTGGAGGATATATCGAATGTGCCAAACAAAAAGACAGTTGA
- a CDS encoding ammonia monooxygenase subunit B: MKNNTILVIGLGAVLALGSVGFNWIDAILPTAEAHGVQAQLQSRFVKIEGETFSGQSLETGDNICLNGELVSLVERDLRAWVSIFSESTNAGNRWEIQSRDPPGNVFDIEGNDRVPYEICAKALEPGVYHVHTQLNVATVGPGLGPGQTVVVEGEYILKEIPYTNIAYQSIIIGVGYVITFATRPWQVI; the protein is encoded by the coding sequence ATGAAAAATAACACAATTCTAGTAATTGGACTTGGTGCAGTTTTAGCACTAGGTAGTGTTGGTTTCAATTGGATTGATGCCATATTACCAACTGCAGAAGCACACGGAGTTCAAGCACAACTACAAAGTCGTTTCGTAAAGATCGAAGGTGAAACATTTAGTGGACAGTCTCTTGAAACTGGCGACAACATTTGTCTTAATGGCGAACTCGTTAGTCTTGTAGAGAGAGATTTGAGAGCATGGGTTTCCATATTCTCAGAGTCAACCAATGCTGGAAACAGATGGGAGATACAATCTAGAGATCCTCCTGGAAATGTCTTTGATATTGAAGGTAACGACAGAGTCCCATATGAAATCTGTGCAAAGGCACTTGAGCCTGGCGTGTACCACGTACACACACAATTAAACGTGGCAACTGTTGGTCCAGGTCTAGGTCCAGGACAAACTGTTGTTGTCGAGGGCGAGTACATTCTCAAAGAGATACCATACACAAACATTGCATATCAGTCAATAATCATTGGCGTTGGTTATGTGATAACATTCGCTACGAGACCTTGGCAAGTAATCTAG
- a CDS encoding ammonia monooxygenase subunit C translates to MPALIPKEVEIQRLKKIWLIVIAMGSIAASVEVDNFVDGSLHQTSIRDSAFTPAHWWLYSHFVALPLGWGSVAIYDRKVPILRGPNNSMNTGLKMTILGYLATMFTIGINEMWHFWFVEEIFAVPNHWMFNMGVVVAFMGALAYVVRVYARLVELGAETPGENPYVAEMYKMALEGKLYSRSIP, encoded by the coding sequence ATGCCGGCATTGATCCCAAAAGAAGTCGAGATCCAGAGATTGAAAAAGATTTGGCTCATCGTCATCGCCATGGGTTCTATTGCTGCATCCGTCGAAGTAGACAACTTTGTCGACGGATCTCTGCACCAAACATCTATCAGAGACAGCGCATTTACTCCAGCACACTGGTGGTTGTATTCACACTTTGTGGCACTACCACTTGGTTGGGGTTCTGTAGCTATCTATGATAGAAAAGTACCAATACTTCGTGGACCGAACAACTCGATGAACACAGGACTCAAGATGACCATCCTTGGTTACCTTGCAACCATGTTTACGATCGGCATAAACGAAATGTGGCACTTTTGGTTTGTAGAGGAGATATTCGCAGTACCGAACCATTGGATGTTTAACATGGGTGTTGTTGTGGCCTTTATGGGCGCTCTAGCTTATGTAGTTAGAGTGTACGCAAGGCTCGTTGAACTTGGCGCAGAAACGCCTGGTGAAAACCCCTATGTTGCAGAGATGTACAAGATGGCTCTAGAGGGAAAACTATACAGCAGATCCATACCCTAG
- a CDS encoding Transposase produces MVGKYKKIVLIVDRARQHMTKKLEKYVKANKDKIKIEYLPPASPQLSSIEAIWLKCKREKDYSIYYPTIDDKKRAIIEYLRTQRFPNNVMDYFAHESAN; encoded by the coding sequence ATGGTTGGAAAATACAAAAAAATAGTGTTAATCGTAGATAGAGCTAGACAACATATGACAAAAAAGCTTGAAAAATATGTTAAAGCAAACAAGGACAAGATAAAAATTGAATATCTTCCACCTGCATCACCACAGCTAAGCAGTATTGAAGCAATTTGGTTAAAGTGTAAACGTGAGAAAGATTATTCGATATACTATCCAACAATCGATGACAAGAAGCGTGCCATTATAGAATATTTGAGAACGCAAAGATTTCCAAACAATGTTATGGATTATTTTGCTCATGAATCAGCAAATTGA
- a CDS encoding ammonia monooxygenase subunit A, with amino-acid sequence MLVVGATYYLTFTGVPGTATYYALIMTVYTWIAKGAWFALGYPYDFIVTPVWLPSAMLLDLAYWATKRNKHSLILFGGVLVGMSLPLFNMVNLITVADPLETAFKYPRPTLPPYMTPIEPQVGKFYNSPVALGAGAGAVLSVTMAALGVKLNTWTYRWMAAWSKWD; translated from the coding sequence ATGTTAGTTGTAGGTGCGACATATTATCTCACCTTTACTGGCGTTCCAGGAACAGCTACGTATTACGCATTGATTATGACAGTGTATACATGGATTGCCAAAGGTGCATGGTTTGCACTTGGGTATCCTTATGACTTCATTGTTACCCCTGTTTGGCTTCCATCTGCAATGCTGTTGGATTTGGCATATTGGGCTACAAAACGCAACAAGCACTCACTAATACTATTTGGTGGCGTGTTAGTTGGAATGTCATTACCACTGTTCAACATGGTTAACCTAATCACTGTGGCAGACCCACTTGAGACCGCGTTCAAGTACCCAAGACCAACGTTGCCTCCATACATGACCCCAATCGAACCGCAGGTAGGAAAATTCTACAATAGTCCTGTCGCGCTAGGTGCGGGTGCTGGAGCAGTGCTATCGGTAACGATGGCGGCATTGGGTGTAAAGCTAAACACTTGGACATACAGGTGGATGGCTGCCTGGTCAAAGTGGGATTAA
- a CDS encoding DNA adenine methylase: protein MALQYGRLVQKAKPFVKWAGGKRQLIQVLSDNMPEKYGTYYEPFLGGGAFLFHILEQNPFQRCVVSDTNADLILTYVTVRDRPEELIASLKRHAREYERDRRVYYGAIRASTPKSEVAKSSRLIFLNRTCFNGLYRVNKKGKFNVPIGSYMKPNIVNEENIRATSSLLRASRIKIICGDFESIVRDATKGDFAYFDPPYKPVSKTASFTSYSADNFGDSELDRLATLCNSLAKKRCYVMTTNSNVSGITDIFGGSWNVQRIVANRAINSNANKRTGHKELLLKNY from the coding sequence ATGGCATTACAATATGGCAGACTTGTTCAAAAGGCAAAACCATTTGTAAAATGGGCTGGAGGCAAGCGTCAGCTAATCCAAGTACTTTCAGATAACATGCCAGAAAAATATGGCACATATTATGAACCATTTTTAGGTGGTGGTGCATTTCTCTTTCATATACTAGAACAAAACCCCTTTCAACGCTGTGTTGTCTCTGATACCAACGCCGATCTTATTCTCACATATGTAACTGTACGAGATAGACCAGAAGAGCTGATTGCGTCACTAAAGCGACATGCAAGAGAGTATGAAAGGGACAGACGTGTATACTATGGGGCAATAAGAGCATCAACTCCCAAAAGCGAAGTAGCAAAATCTTCACGTCTAATTTTTCTAAACCGTACATGTTTTAACGGTCTATACAGGGTAAACAAAAAAGGGAAATTTAATGTACCAATAGGAAGTTATATGAAACCAAACATCGTAAATGAAGAAAATATACGAGCGACAAGCTCACTTTTGCGCGCTTCTAGAATAAAAATCATATGTGGTGATTTTGAGAGTATAGTACGCGATGCGACAAAAGGAGATTTTGCATATTTTGATCCACCCTATAAGCCAGTAAGCAAGACTGCCAGCTTTACTAGCTATTCTGCAGATAATTTTGGTGATTCAGAACTTGATCGCCTTGCAACATTGTGCAACTCTCTTGCAAAAAAGAGATGTTATGTTATGACTACCAATTCTAATGTATCTGGAATAACAGATATCTTTGGAGGCAGTTGGAATGTTCAGCGTATAGTAGCAAATAGGGCTATTAATTCTAATGCAAACAAACGTACTGGACACAAGGAACTATTGTTGAAAAATTATTAG
- a CDS encoding transcriptional regulator, with product MICVLHKPKKAEIRLYTEPHSTYFMTDASVIRHKIVDNLGQSKVGLSSLEISKAVGMNRVTLSKYLGILYAEGVIGQKHVGNAIVWFVHEGTDLFSFPDDYDIVTKKYLDLLLDNSAETAHHMIRNCLHMGATTEKIMSEVILPASEYVMRTYEEGNIGSAELHLLQNALRDSIRFASNDNTIVNADKNTVLIATDALGSILCGAAASVLRNGGWTVSHVGDMSKSANSMLDLDLHKLLRRVWPKKRGIMIVAIFSRTGEGLGLFSEAAEAVTIKLKTKKIRLLLFGSDSADASARVDLATTNFMHAMQWFQTSYETISR from the coding sequence TTGATATGTGTTTTACATAAACCAAAAAAAGCTGAAATTAGACTTTATACAGAACCACACAGTACATACTTTATGACTGACGCAAGTGTGATTCGGCATAAAATAGTGGATAATCTTGGACAATCAAAAGTGGGGCTCTCTAGTCTTGAAATATCAAAAGCAGTTGGTATGAATCGCGTTACACTCTCAAAATATCTTGGTATATTATATGCCGAGGGAGTTATCGGACAAAAACATGTGGGAAATGCCATAGTGTGGTTTGTCCATGAGGGAACGGATCTGTTCTCATTTCCAGATGATTATGATATTGTCACAAAAAAATATCTAGATCTGTTACTTGACAACTCTGCTGAAACGGCACATCATATGATACGTAATTGTCTACATATGGGTGCAACAACAGAAAAAATAATGTCAGAGGTGATATTGCCAGCATCTGAATATGTAATGCGCACATACGAGGAAGGAAATATTGGAAGTGCAGAATTACATCTTTTACAAAATGCTCTAAGGGATTCTATACGGTTTGCATCCAACGATAATACGATAGTTAATGCAGATAAAAACACTGTATTGATTGCAACAGATGCTCTAGGTTCGATCTTGTGTGGTGCTGCAGCCTCTGTTCTGCGAAATGGTGGATGGACTGTTTCACATGTGGGTGATATGTCAAAATCTGCGAATTCGATGCTTGACTTGGATCTGCATAAATTATTACGTCGAGTATGGCCAAAAAAACGAGGTATAATGATAGTGGCAATTTTTTCTAGAACCGGTGAAGGATTAGGATTGTTTTCAGAGGCTGCCGAAGCTGTTACCATAAAATTGAAAACTAAAAAAATTCGATTACTGTTATTTGGCTCCGACTCTGCTGATGCATCAGCTAGAGTGGATTTGGCTACCACTAATTTTATGCATGCAATGCAATGGTTTCAAACTTCATACGAAACTATCTCTAGATAA
- a CDS encoding thioredoxin family protein, giving the protein MVLLESTQSLKTGDKAPDFDLLGIDGFNHSLSSYAEYDAILVIFMCNHCPYVKAKVDAINKLYERYSKHVAIIGINSNDAIKYPDDSFDNMKIVATEKGIKFDYLYDKSQEVAKAYGATCTPDPFLFNSDGKLVFHGRIDNAMKPEDIATEKTMMDNIGILLNGGKIEKDFDPSIGCSIKWKQN; this is encoded by the coding sequence ATGGTTCTTTTAGAGTCGACTCAAAGTCTAAAGACAGGCGACAAGGCACCAGATTTTGATCTTTTAGGAATAGATGGTTTTAATCATTCCCTGTCTAGTTATGCCGAGTATGATGCCATTCTTGTGATCTTTATGTGCAATCATTGCCCATACGTAAAGGCCAAAGTAGATGCAATAAATAAACTCTACGAGAGATATAGTAAACACGTGGCCATTATAGGTATAAACAGTAACGATGCGATAAAGTATCCTGACGATAGTTTTGATAATATGAAGATAGTGGCTACTGAAAAAGGCATCAAATTTGACTACCTATATGATAAATCACAAGAGGTGGCAAAAGCATATGGTGCAACATGTACCCCAGATCCATTCTTGTTCAATTCGGATGGTAAACTGGTATTTCATGGAAGAATTGACAACGCGATGAAACCAGAAGATATTGCTACAGAAAAAACCATGATGGATAACATCGGTATTTTGTTAAATGGAGGTAAAATTGAAAAAGACTTTGACCCATCCATCGGTTGCTCTATAAAATGGAAGCAAAACTAG
- a CDS encoding cytidyltransferase, which yields MKRFKVSATGGTFDILHKGHMAILAKSFELSEDVIIGLCGDRMASRKGKKLLHVYEQRLENLHNALNKNFPDAKYSISHLDDDFGPAMLEDKVDALIASDETSYKGIELNTKRTQKGLKPIEIISVDMVMAYDDKPISSTRIRNNEVDFEGHRA from the coding sequence ATGAAACGATTCAAAGTTTCAGCTACTGGTGGTACATTTGACATACTACACAAAGGACACATGGCGATACTTGCAAAATCTTTCGAACTATCTGAGGATGTGATAATTGGTCTATGTGGTGATCGTATGGCATCTAGAAAAGGAAAAAAACTGTTACATGTGTATGAACAACGACTTGAAAATCTTCATAATGCATTGAATAAGAATTTTCCAGATGCAAAATATTCGATAAGCCATCTAGATGATGACTTTGGTCCAGCAATGTTAGAAGATAAAGTAGATGCATTGATTGCAAGTGATGAGACATCATACAAAGGGATAGAATTAAACACAAAAAGAACTCAAAAAGGACTCAAACCGATAGAAATTATATCAGTAGATATGGTAATGGCATATGATGATAAACCAATATCTAGCACACGTATACGTAATAACGAAGTAGATTTTGAAGGTCATAGAGCTTGA
- a CDS encoding tryptophan--tRNA ligase, which produces MSADGFTVTPWDVKGKIDYEKLTKQFGTEKITPSMLKRIHKATGEDHFMLRRGIFFSHRDLGIILDAHAKREKFFLYTGRGPSGHTHIGHMIPWVFAKWLQDKFDVNMYFQLTDDEKFYTKQNLKLNDATGFAIENALDFIALGFDPKKTKIIINTKNIANLYPIAAQVAKKINFSNTKAIFGFTGETNIGTIFYTALQSAPCFIEDAPVLIPLGVDQDPHFRLTRDIAPKLDRYKPALIHNVMLPALEGLGGKMSASSDTGTIYTTDEPEQVKKKITKYAFSGGQPDMQMHRKVGGDPNIDVSFQYLRMFFEPDDDKLEKIRTEYRSGAMLTGELKAILIEKINVFLAKHQKKRMEARDHLDEFLYSER; this is translated from the coding sequence ATGTCAGCCGACGGTTTTACGGTAACACCGTGGGATGTCAAAGGAAAAATTGATTACGAAAAGCTGACCAAACAGTTTGGTACAGAAAAGATCACGCCATCAATGTTAAAGAGAATTCACAAGGCTACCGGTGAAGATCATTTCATGTTACGTAGAGGTATCTTTTTCTCTCATAGGGATCTTGGGATTATACTAGATGCACATGCAAAAAGAGAGAAATTCTTTTTGTATACTGGAAGAGGACCTTCAGGTCACACACACATAGGCCACATGATTCCGTGGGTATTTGCAAAATGGTTGCAAGATAAATTCGATGTCAATATGTATTTCCAGCTTACAGATGATGAGAAATTTTATACAAAACAAAATCTAAAGTTAAATGATGCCACCGGATTTGCAATCGAGAATGCCCTTGATTTTATTGCACTAGGTTTTGATCCAAAAAAGACAAAGATCATAATCAACACAAAAAACATAGCCAATTTGTATCCCATTGCAGCACAGGTTGCAAAAAAGATAAATTTTTCAAACACAAAGGCCATTTTTGGTTTTACAGGAGAGACAAACATTGGAACTATATTTTATACGGCACTCCAATCTGCACCCTGCTTTATCGAAGATGCACCAGTGCTCATTCCACTAGGAGTCGATCAAGATCCTCACTTTAGATTAACTCGAGATATCGCGCCAAAACTTGACAGATACAAACCTGCACTAATACACAACGTAATGCTTCCTGCATTGGAAGGTCTTGGTGGAAAAATGTCTGCATCCTCAGATACAGGTACCATCTATACAACAGATGAGCCAGAGCAGGTAAAGAAAAAGATAACAAAGTATGCATTTTCTGGAGGTCAACCAGATATGCAGATGCATCGTAAAGTTGGCGGAGATCCAAATATTGATGTCTCTTTTCAATATTTGAGAATGTTCTTTGAGCCAGATGATGATAAACTTGAAAAGATACGCACAGAGTACAGATCTGGTGCGATGCTGACAGGTGAGCTAAAGGCAATATTGATTGAAAAGATAAACGTATTTCTTGCGAAACATCAAAAAAAACGTATGGAGGCTAGAGACCATCTTGATGAGTTTCTCTATTCAGAGAGATGA
- a CDS encoding phenylalanyl-tRNA synthetase, alpha subunit, with protein MIEQKIIKALKEHGTSEISKIVTRTNLGEDQVRRGVEWLRLKKIANVNTHTSIMLLLDRNGIEAAEHGLPERRLLKLLDSKDGLSISKASSELGGAFGPALKGVRSSGLVSIKDGTLKLEKSIPKILPGEKLLELFKVGEFADPGMEIAEKDAINADSDYEKILKRSDFFKTKKTNRQQISLTDEGLSLDFHTNGTHTGAIDVGADVPVIYPSRHHPLTETIREVREAFVALGFTEIDGNLAQPGFWNFDALFTPQDHSAREMQDTFYIEGANSTRFATKDQMTKVANTHEKNWRYNWNKAEATRTVLRTHTTCVTINHLARMRPKKARIFSLGRVFRNEKQSYKHLAEFNQVEGVLSGSDATLRDLMGIQREFYKRIGLGKVRFWPTFFPYTEPSLQTMVYNERLKKWVEMFGMGIFRPEVTQPLCIPGPVLAWGGGIERIAMLKYGISDVREFYANDMKWLREVSKCQ; from the coding sequence ATGATTGAACAAAAGATCATCAAAGCACTAAAAGAACATGGTACATCTGAGATCTCAAAGATTGTCACAAGAACCAATCTTGGAGAAGATCAAGTTAGACGCGGTGTGGAATGGCTCAGGCTAAAAAAAATTGCAAACGTAAACACCCACACATCCATAATGCTTTTGCTTGACAGAAACGGAATCGAGGCTGCCGAACATGGACTGCCAGAACGTAGACTGTTGAAACTTTTGGATTCAAAAGATGGTCTGTCTATCTCCAAAGCCTCTAGTGAGCTAGGTGGTGCATTTGGCCCAGCATTAAAAGGTGTGCGATCTAGTGGACTAGTCTCCATTAAAGATGGAACTTTAAAGCTTGAAAAATCTATTCCAAAAATTTTACCTGGCGAGAAACTATTAGAGTTGTTCAAAGTTGGCGAGTTTGCAGACCCTGGAATGGAGATTGCCGAAAAGGATGCAATAAACGCCGATTCTGACTATGAAAAAATTTTAAAGAGATCAGATTTTTTTAAAACTAAAAAAACCAACAGGCAACAGATATCACTTACAGATGAAGGACTATCTCTTGACTTTCATACAAATGGAACGCATACAGGTGCAATAGACGTTGGTGCAGATGTACCAGTGATTTACCCTTCAAGACACCATCCACTAACTGAGACCATACGTGAAGTGCGTGAAGCGTTTGTGGCACTAGGATTTACCGAGATTGATGGCAATCTTGCACAGCCAGGATTTTGGAATTTTGACGCACTCTTTACACCACAAGATCATTCGGCGCGTGAGATGCAGGATACATTTTACATCGAGGGTGCAAACTCTACACGATTTGCAACAAAAGATCAAATGACAAAGGTTGCAAATACACACGAAAAAAACTGGAGATACAACTGGAATAAAGCAGAGGCTACGCGTACTGTATTACGAACCCATACTACGTGTGTTACAATAAACCACCTTGCAAGGATGCGTCCAAAAAAAGCACGTATCTTTTCACTGGGACGAGTCTTTCGTAATGAAAAACAAAGCTACAAGCATTTGGCAGAATTTAATCAAGTAGAAGGTGTACTGTCTGGATCTGATGCGACATTGAGGGATCTTATGGGAATACAACGTGAGTTTTACAAACGAATTGGACTTGGTAAAGTGAGGTTTTGGCCTACATTCTTTCCATATACGGAGCCCTCGCTTCAGACAATGGTGTATAATGAACGACTCAAAAAATGGGTAGAGATGTTTGGTATGGGAATCTTTCGACCCGAAGTTACACAACCACTCTGCATACCTGGACCTGTACTTGCATGGGGAGGTGGAATAGAACGCATTGCAATGCTAAAGTATGGGATCTCAGATGTTAGAGAGTTTTATGCAAACGATATGAAATGGCTTAGAGAGGTATCAAAATGCCAGTAG
- a CDS encoding phenylalanine--tRNA ligase subunit beta has product MPVVELEYRHLSQLTRVKNTKKLYEILPYLGLDIEGGDERLVRVEYSPNRPDYSTIYGIAAGLRYILGKSKPLAKFKIKSAKHKEHIHVDAKVAKIRPYIVGIIARGRKLDNFEIKSLMSMQEDLHSGLCRKRKKSSIGVHNLDSIQFPIRYCTVDRSHRFAPLGHDVEMSVKEILERTETGTLYSKLLKGDTHVPILMDSEDKTVSLPPVINAASTALKNGIDGIFVEVTGMGKRDVEDALSVVAHTLSEMGFTIQEVGISGVGNSTAKLLPATQKLSSKLVSKTIGLEMTLTQIRASLAKSGIYSKISNGNLSCSIPRHRFDIFSPMDLVEETMLGYGVQNLEPKLSPHSFVGSASTVAKGIHVLGETMIGLGCTETKNSALVDGASNKNLRVSKTGFSNTVLRSSLLDGLLGTFSHNVHEAYPQRLFEIGTVFGTKSPVTEEIRLCTVISHGGANYTEAKSLLQAILTEFGLKANTVAAKHPLMNEGQSAVVQVDGKKIGIVGTIDGRVQSNRKIRESISAFEITVSGLIFD; this is encoded by the coding sequence ATGCCAGTAGTCGAACTCGAATATAGACATCTCTCGCAGTTGACCAGAGTAAAAAACACCAAAAAACTCTACGAGATATTGCCATATCTTGGTCTAGACATAGAGGGAGGTGATGAGCGTTTAGTGCGTGTAGAGTATAGTCCAAATAGGCCAGATTATTCTACGATATACGGAATAGCAGCTGGACTACGTTATATCTTGGGTAAAAGCAAACCTCTAGCAAAATTCAAAATAAAATCTGCAAAACATAAAGAACACATTCATGTAGATGCCAAAGTTGCAAAAATCAGACCATACATTGTGGGAATAATTGCACGTGGTAGAAAACTCGATAATTTTGAGATAAAATCACTAATGTCTATGCAAGAGGATCTACATTCTGGATTGTGTCGTAAAAGAAAAAAATCATCTATAGGAGTGCACAATCTCGACTCTATACAATTTCCAATCAGATACTGCACTGTAGATCGATCACACAGGTTTGCTCCACTAGGCCATGATGTTGAAATGTCTGTAAAAGAGATTCTTGAAAGAACAGAGACTGGAACTTTGTATAGCAAACTCTTGAAAGGCGATACTCACGTTCCAATTCTCATGGATTCAGAAGATAAGACAGTATCTTTACCACCAGTGATAAACGCAGCATCAACGGCGTTAAAGAACGGTATTGATGGAATATTTGTAGAAGTTACAGGAATGGGAAAAAGAGATGTAGAAGATGCACTCTCTGTAGTGGCTCATACTTTATCAGAGATGGGATTTACTATACAAGAGGTTGGAATATCTGGTGTTGGAAATTCTACTGCAAAACTCTTGCCTGCAACACAGAAACTTTCTTCAAAACTTGTATCCAAGACAATAGGTCTTGAGATGACTCTAACGCAGATTCGTGCATCACTAGCAAAAAGTGGTATATATTCTAAAATCTCAAACGGCAATCTCTCTTGTAGTATTCCTCGTCATCGTTTTGATATCTTTAGTCCGATGGATCTAGTAGAGGAGACGATGCTAGGATATGGAGTACAAAATCTAGAGCCAAAACTCTCTCCGCATTCGTTTGTGGGTTCTGCAAGCACAGTAGCAAAAGGTATACATGTTTTAGGTGAGACTATGATTGGACTTGGATGCACAGAGACAAAAAATTCTGCACTAGTAGATGGCGCATCTAATAAAAACCTCCGAGTATCAAAGACAGGTTTTTCAAATACGGTATTGCGCTCTTCATTACTTGATGGATTACTTGGGACATTTTCGCACAATGTACACGAGGCATATCCGCAAAGACTCTTTGAGATTGGAACTGTATTTGGTACAAAATCGCCAGTAACCGAAGAGATCCGTCTATGTACTGTCATATCTCATGGTGGAGCAAACTATACTGAAGCAAAATCACTCCTACAGGCAATATTGACTGAATTTGGTCTAAAAGCAAATACAGTTGCTGCAAAACATCCCTTGATGAACGAGGGTCAAAGTGCAGTAGTGCAGGTTGACGGGAAAAAGATCGGGATCGTCGGTACAATAGATGGACGCGTGCAATCTAATAGAAAAATACGCGAATCTATATCTGCATTTGAGATTACCGTCTCTGGATTAATATTTGACTAG